The Desmonostoc muscorum LEGE 12446 genome includes a region encoding these proteins:
- a CDS encoding PstS family phosphate ABC transporter substrate-binding protein — translation MNRNRIENNRKVPLTAKRVTITSFIIIAALVDAYLIWALWPKTCPTGQQKLNNSCVLISSNTNLAIAPKAIVSATSSIPLYRTFAEVPNIPQGIFRYGGSTSFAPLRSPAITAQILQAHPGFELSYAAPVVVTQSGSASGIKMLLEGQLSFSQSSRPVKTEEFEEAKTKNFKLEQIPVAIDGVAFYVHRNLSVPGLTVSQIKDIYTGKITNWNQVGGPNLKITPLSRDPKNGGTSEYVQETVMANESFAGTVKQDVQNTTTAIQIVAKTPGGISYATASQVCNQSIKPLSIAREANQNFVSPCMGEQVNKIDFAKDTYPLIRRLFVVIKRDGTFDEQAGLAYANLLLSDQGQQLVNQAGLVPIR, via the coding sequence ATGAATCGTAACAGGATCGAGAATAATCGTAAAGTTCCGTTAACGGCAAAGCGCGTTACAATCACTAGTTTTATAATTATAGCTGCCCTTGTCGATGCTTATTTAATCTGGGCACTTTGGCCTAAAACTTGCCCAACAGGTCAACAAAAATTGAATAATTCATGTGTGCTAATTAGTTCTAACACTAACTTGGCAATTGCTCCTAAAGCTATAGTTTCTGCCACTAGTTCCATTCCTCTTTATCGTACTTTTGCTGAAGTACCTAACATTCCTCAGGGAATATTTAGATACGGTGGTTCTACAAGTTTTGCGCCATTAAGATCTCCAGCAATAACGGCGCAAATTCTACAAGCTCATCCAGGATTTGAGTTAAGCTATGCTGCTCCAGTCGTAGTAACTCAATCTGGCTCTGCTAGTGGAATAAAAATGCTTTTAGAAGGTCAATTAAGTTTTTCTCAATCTTCTCGACCTGTAAAAACAGAAGAATTTGAAGAGGCGAAAACAAAGAATTTTAAGCTAGAACAAATACCTGTTGCCATTGACGGAGTTGCTTTTTACGTTCATCGTAATTTATCTGTTCCTGGTTTAACAGTGTCTCAGATTAAAGATATATACACTGGTAAAATCACAAACTGGAACCAAGTAGGTGGGCCAAATCTGAAAATTACTCCTTTGAGCCGCGATCCGAAAAATGGTGGTACTTCTGAATACGTTCAAGAAACAGTTATGGCGAATGAATCATTTGCTGGAACTGTAAAACAGGATGTGCAAAACACTACAACTGCTATACAAATAGTTGCTAAAACTCCTGGCGGAATTAGTTATGCTACGGCGTCACAAGTTTGTAACCAATCGATTAAGCCTCTTTCCATTGCAAGAGAGGCTAATCAAAATTTTGTCTCTCCTTGTATGGGAGAACAAGTAAATAAAATTGATTTTGCAAAGGACACTTACCCGCTAATTAGACGGCTGTTTGTCGTGATTAAACGAGATGGCACTTTCGATGAACAGGCGGGATTAGCTTATGCTAACTTACTGCTGAGCGACCAAGGTCAACAACTAGTAAATCAAGCTGGTTTAGTGCCCATTCGCTGA
- a CDS encoding Uma2 family endonuclease, whose amino-acid sequence MVKSDPRQSLPSSAELPCSDDTPVDNEDQNFIPNLLLFLLQYIWANRNDWFFSVDMGVYHTTGVSPLVPIVPDGFLSLGVERRKAGKSRKSYVVWEENNIVPILALEIVSLTPGGEYDKKLDTYAKLGVLYYIIYNPEYWQRDRHQPFEVYRLVDGSYELQIGEPFWMPEINLGIGRGQYVSGNIPRQVLYWYDQQGKRYQTPEEIEQQTRQQLELVQQQLERYRQRFGDLPE is encoded by the coding sequence ATGGTGAAATCCGACCCCCGCCAATCTTTGCCAAGCAGTGCTGAACTTCCTTGTTCAGACGATACGCCTGTGGATAACGAAGACCAGAATTTTATTCCCAATCTACTCCTCTTCTTGCTGCAATATATTTGGGCAAACCGTAATGATTGGTTTTTCAGCGTGGATATGGGCGTTTACCATACCACAGGGGTCAGTCCACTTGTGCCGATTGTCCCAGACGGATTTTTGAGCTTGGGTGTAGAACGCCGCAAGGCAGGTAAATCTCGTAAAAGCTATGTTGTTTGGGAAGAAAACAACATTGTGCCGATCTTGGCTTTAGAAATTGTCTCCTTAACTCCGGGTGGAGAATACGACAAGAAATTAGATACTTATGCCAAGTTAGGGGTACTGTACTACATTATTTATAATCCAGAGTATTGGCAACGCGATCGCCACCAACCTTTTGAAGTTTATCGCTTAGTAGATGGTAGCTATGAATTGCAAATTGGTGAACCTTTTTGGATGCCAGAAATTAATTTAGGAATTGGTAGAGGGCAATACGTATCTGGTAATATCCCGCGTCAGGTTTTGTATTGGTATGACCAACAAGGAAAGCGCTATCAAACTCCAGAAGAAATCGAACAGCAAACTCGCCAGCAGTTAGAACTAGTGCAACAACAACTTGAGCGTTATCGTCAGCGATTTGGGGATTTACCAGAATAA
- a CDS encoding SDR family oxidoreductase, which produces MTLPEFSLDGKIALVTGGGRGLGLEISKALASAGAFVLVNGRNHETLNRAVAAVSAIGGSALPLQLDIRDEAAVKKAFSEIRETYGHLDILINNVGMRDRRGFFEFEMDAVRRLIDANLVASFNLCQEAARLMIENGDGKIINITSIAGPIASAGDAVYTAAKGGLEALTRALAAELGMFGITVNAVAPGFFATESNADVVADKEIAAWLEKRTSLGRWGYPQEIAGAVVFFASPAASYVTGQILAVDGGYLAHF; this is translated from the coding sequence GTGACACTACCTGAATTTTCATTAGATGGAAAAATTGCCCTAGTTACTGGAGGGGGGCGAGGATTAGGACTAGAAATCAGCAAAGCACTTGCGAGTGCTGGTGCTTTTGTTCTTGTCAATGGACGGAATCATGAAACCCTAAATCGCGCAGTTGCAGCTGTCAGTGCAATTGGCGGATCAGCCTTGCCATTACAATTAGATATTAGGGACGAAGCAGCCGTTAAAAAAGCGTTTAGCGAAATTCGAGAAACATACGGGCATCTGGATATTTTGATCAATAATGTTGGTATGCGCGATCGTCGCGGTTTTTTTGAATTTGAAATGGATGCGGTGCGTCGGCTTATCGATGCGAATCTTGTTGCTTCCTTCAATCTGTGCCAGGAAGCAGCACGGCTGATGATTGAGAATGGCGATGGGAAAATCATTAACATAACGTCGATCGCTGGTCCGATCGCAAGTGCAGGTGATGCAGTGTATACTGCTGCCAAGGGTGGACTCGAAGCACTAACTCGCGCTCTTGCCGCCGAACTGGGAATGTTTGGAATAACCGTCAATGCCGTTGCTCCAGGTTTTTTCGCAACAGAGAGCAATGCAGACGTGGTTGCCGATAAAGAAATCGCCGCTTGGTTGGAAAAACGAACTTCCCTTGGTCGTTGGGGATATCCACAAGAAATCGCTGGTGCTGTCGTTTTTTTTGCTTCTCCAGCCGCATCTTATGTCACTGGTCAGATTTTGGCGGTTGACGGTGGATACCTTGCCCATTTTTGA
- a CDS encoding IS5 family transposase, whose translation MAYSSNLTDAEWEIFEPLLQEILPTKKQTRPTNWPKRDIFNGILYQLKNGCNWQDLPKDLPPYSTVYWHYKQWRAAGVFEELMSVLHGQVREQVKKKPHWTTLIIIDSQAVKNTCNASVESKGFCFYKATNGIKRHLAIDTLGFPFFTLCTRANVSDDAGLIEMFTLNIDYFKSKPIDIPKITILLDHGYHPEYLTQELERIYPEIMTKIQFQLSTKPSKQEKAAQGKSGFVPAIARWVIERSNAWMERCKILVKNFERTLVSATAKLNICFIRLMIKRLAAPS comes from the coding sequence ATGGCGTATTCCAGCAACCTCACTGATGCAGAATGGGAAATTTTTGAACCCTTATTGCAAGAGATATTACCGACTAAGAAGCAGACTCGACCGACCAACTGGCCAAAGCGAGATATCTTCAATGGAATTCTCTATCAACTAAAAAATGGATGCAATTGGCAAGACTTACCTAAAGACCTCCCCCCTTATTCCACTGTATATTGGCACTACAAACAGTGGCGAGCAGCCGGGGTATTTGAGGAACTGATGAGTGTCTTACATGGACAAGTGCGTGAACAGGTAAAAAAAAAACCGCACTGGACGACATTGATCATCATTGACTCCCAAGCAGTGAAAAATACCTGCAACGCCAGTGTGGAGTCGAAAGGTTTTTGCTTCTACAAAGCCACCAACGGTATTAAAAGGCATTTGGCTATTGACACCCTTGGGTTTCCCTTTTTTACGCTCTGTACTCGCGCCAATGTCTCGGATGATGCCGGATTAATTGAGATGTTTACTCTCAACATCGACTACTTCAAGTCAAAACCTATCGATATTCCCAAGATTACTATCCTGCTAGATCATGGGTATCACCCAGAATATTTGACTCAGGAGTTAGAGCGAATTTACCCAGAGATCATGACCAAAATTCAGTTTCAACTTTCTACGAAACCCTCAAAACAAGAGAAAGCGGCACAAGGAAAATCTGGATTTGTTCCGGCAATAGCTAGATGGGTGATCGAACGCTCCAATGCTTGGATGGAGCGCTGTAAAATTCTGGTTAAGAACTTTGAACGAACCCTGGTTAGTGCCACTGCCAAACTCAATATCTGCTTCATCAGGCTAATGATTAAGAGGCTTGCAGCACCTTCTTAG
- a CDS encoding hydantoinase B/oxoprolinase family protein, which translates to MYTTTQADPVRLEIFKNLYQFIAEQMGIVLQNTATSVNIKERLDFSCAIFDASGLLVANAPHIPVHLGSMSESVRSLINDKGSTIKPGNVYLSNNPYNGGTHLPDVTAITPVFLGSGEWGVGSEGDQGDGGDKEAEKKSFSPLHSSSFPIPHSLFPTPLFYVASRGHQADIGGITPGSMPPHSTTVEEEGILFDNFLLVEEGNFQETAVRYHLSNHTYPARNPDQNLADFKAQIAANERGVQELRKMVLQYKLDTVQAYMKFVQANAEESVRKAIAVLKDGSFIYKMDNGAQIQVKVTIHPQNRSATIDFTGTSGQLNSNFNAPKAVTQAAVLYVFRTLVDDNIPLNAGCLNPLEIIIPVGCMLNPTYPAAVVAGNVETSQTIVDALYGALGVMAASQGTMNNFTFGNERYQYYETICGGSGAGIDFNGTDGVHSHMTNSRLTDPEVLETRYPVLLESFSLRVDSGGKGQYSGGNGVVRRIRFLEPMTANILSGHRLVPPFGLNGGEVGKVGRNWIQRQNGSEESLDSTGTVEMNVGDVFVIETPGGGGFGSRRDAEAQRVI; encoded by the coding sequence ATGTACACAACAACTCAAGCCGACCCCGTTCGCCTAGAAATATTCAAAAATCTCTACCAATTTATTGCCGAACAAATGGGAATTGTTCTCCAAAACACGGCAACATCTGTGAATATTAAAGAAAGGCTAGATTTTTCCTGCGCTATCTTTGATGCTTCTGGATTATTAGTAGCAAATGCCCCGCACATTCCTGTACATTTAGGCTCAATGAGTGAAAGTGTCCGCAGTTTAATTAATGATAAAGGCAGTACCATAAAACCAGGAAATGTCTATCTATCAAATAACCCATACAACGGCGGTACACATCTCCCTGATGTAACTGCAATTACCCCTGTATTTTTGGGGAGTGGGGAGTGGGGAGTGGGCAGTGAGGGAGATCAAGGAGATGGGGGAGATAAGGAAGCAGAAAAGAAGAGTTTTTCCCCTCTGCACTCTTCCTCATTCCCTATTCCCCACTCCCTATTCCCTACTCCCCTCTTCTACGTTGCTTCTCGCGGACACCAAGCTGATATCGGCGGAATTACTCCCGGTTCTATGCCTCCCCACAGTACGACAGTTGAAGAAGAAGGAATTCTTTTTGATAATTTTCTCTTGGTGGAAGAAGGAAATTTTCAAGAAACCGCAGTCAGATATCACCTTTCAAATCATACTTATCCTGCTCGGAACCCTGACCAAAATCTAGCTGATTTTAAAGCTCAAATTGCCGCAAATGAAAGGGGAGTTCAAGAACTCCGGAAAATGGTTTTGCAATACAAGCTTGATACTGTTCAGGCTTATATGAAATTCGTACAAGCTAATGCTGAGGAGTCGGTGAGAAAGGCGATCGCAGTTCTCAAGGATGGTTCATTTATTTATAAAATGGACAATGGGGCACAAATTCAAGTTAAAGTAACGATTCACCCACAAAATCGTAGTGCTACCATTGATTTTACAGGAACTTCTGGGCAATTAAATAGTAATTTCAATGCTCCCAAAGCTGTAACTCAAGCCGCAGTTTTATACGTCTTTCGGACTTTGGTTGATGATAATATTCCTCTCAATGCCGGGTGTCTGAATCCTTTAGAAATTATTATCCCAGTGGGCTGTATGTTGAATCCAACTTATCCAGCAGCGGTGGTAGCAGGTAATGTAGAAACTTCTCAAACTATTGTGGACGCTTTATATGGTGCTTTGGGTGTGATGGCTGCTTCTCAAGGAACGATGAATAATTTTACTTTTGGTAATGAGCGATATCAATATTATGAAACTATTTGCGGCGGTTCTGGAGCGGGGATTGATTTTAATGGAACTGATGGTGTTCATTCCCACATGACTAACTCTCGTTTGACCGATCCAGAAGTTTTAGAAACGCGTTATCCTGTACTTTTAGAAAGCTTTAGTCTTCGTGTTGATAGTGGTGGTAAAGGTCAATATTCTGGCGGTAATGGAGTTGTTCGTCGCATCCGATTTTTAGAACCGATGACAGCGAATATTCTCTCTGGACATCGCCTGGTTCCTCCCTTTGGATTAAATGGTGGAGAAGTGGGAAAAGTTGGACGGAATTGGATACAACGTCAAAATGGAAGTGAAGAAAGTTTAGATAGCACTGGAACGGTGGAGATGAATGTTGGGGATGTTTTTGTGATAGAAACTCCTGGGGGAGGGGGATTTGGATCGCGCAGAGACGCAGAGGCGCAGAGAGTAATATGA
- a CDS encoding ferritin-like domain-containing protein, which yields MLNTLSPLAEDSGSQSSLSPHYFQTQQRIRSLIDKYLAVEKLHDRLQDLPIQFANPQPRPWKLIDWQTINRNQIIGIEPEVFLSILIGAMDTEAPIRGYTQTSRQYLEKLHPHMARFVGGTVGEDNNLLELGLWEKEERQHTPALIKVYTQLTGEKITPKHRTVRGYLPTDDPYEDLYRHGLHRIATEYGATCLYLWLMAHTTGALQDVLEELAQDEINHMTKFWGFGVWAFPDTGLIRIGRTLIKTRSQNYQRNNLIRTLRRMMATLNWNAWSLTNKTTLLFTFTHTMHHLWTWNNTLTPKYLQTLFETPQ from the coding sequence ATGCTTAACACCCTCAGCCCACTTGCAGAAGACTCAGGAAGTCAAAGCTCTCTCAGTCCTCACTATTTCCAAACACAGCAGCGTATTCGTTCCCTCATAGACAAATATCTTGCAGTCGAAAAACTACACGATCGCCTGCAAGATTTACCGATACAGTTTGCCAATCCCCAACCGCGTCCTTGGAAACTCATCGACTGGCAAACAATTAATCGCAATCAAATTATCGGCATAGAACCAGAAGTATTTTTGTCGATATTGATAGGTGCAATGGATACAGAAGCACCTATTCGCGGCTATACCCAAACCAGTCGGCAGTATTTGGAAAAATTGCATCCTCACATGGCGCGGTTTGTTGGCGGAACAGTCGGTGAAGACAACAACCTCTTAGAACTTGGTTTATGGGAAAAAGAAGAACGTCAGCACACACCTGCATTAATCAAAGTCTACACCCAACTAACAGGTGAGAAAATTACCCCCAAACATCGCACAGTTCGAGGCTATCTTCCTACAGATGACCCTTACGAAGATTTATATCGCCACGGCTTACACCGCATTGCTACAGAATACGGTGCAACCTGCCTTTATCTTTGGCTAATGGCTCACACCACAGGCGCACTCCAAGATGTTCTCGAAGAACTAGCACAAGACGAAATCAATCACATGACCAAATTCTGGGGGTTTGGCGTCTGGGCTTTCCCTGATACAGGACTAATCCGAATTGGACGCACCCTCATCAAAACCCGCTCTCAAAACTACCAACGAAACAACCTGATACGTACCCTCCGCCGCATGATGGCTACCCTCAACTGGAACGCTTGGTCATTAACCAACAAAACAACCCTCCTCTTCACCTTCACCCACACAATGCACCACTTGTGGACTTGGAACAACACCCTCACACCAAAATACCTACAAACTTTATTTGAAACTCCTCAATAA
- a CDS encoding putative hydro-lyase, producing the protein MLNFSSLPSEIRQLCRDGKLDTPTPGLALGFVQANLVVLPYSLAFEFLLFCQRNPKSCPILDVTEIGDPEPKIIAPGADIRTDLPRYRIFRHGELIEETTDIRPFWRSDLVAFLIGCSFSFENAMLNSGLPVRHVEEQKNVPMYKTNIECIPTRIFSSPLVVSMRPLPANNIVRAVEVTSRYYKAHGSPVHIGNPEEIGIRDLQKPDYGDAVTVRDGEVPVFWACGVTTQTAIFQAKPELAITHSPGHMFISDLKDEYLTL; encoded by the coding sequence ATGTTAAATTTTTCTTCTCTTCCTTCGGAAATCCGCCAGCTTTGTCGAGATGGTAAATTAGATACACCTACCCCTGGACTTGCACTAGGATTTGTTCAAGCCAACTTAGTAGTATTACCATATTCTTTAGCATTTGAATTTTTACTGTTTTGTCAACGAAATCCCAAATCTTGTCCAATACTTGATGTTACAGAAATTGGAGATCCTGAACCTAAAATAATCGCTCCTGGTGCTGATATTAGAACAGACCTACCCCGCTATAGAATTTTTAGACACGGTGAATTAATTGAAGAAACAACCGACATCAGACCATTTTGGAGAAGCGATTTGGTAGCCTTTTTAATTGGTTGTTCCTTTTCATTTGAAAATGCCATGCTGAATTCTGGACTACCAGTAAGACATGTAGAAGAACAAAAAAACGTCCCAATGTACAAGACAAATATTGAATGTATCCCGACTCGAATCTTTTCCAGTCCCTTAGTAGTTTCCATGCGTCCACTTCCAGCTAATAACATTGTTCGGGCTGTAGAAGTAACCAGTCGATATTACAAAGCACATGGTTCTCCTGTACATATTGGAAATCCAGAAGAGATAGGAATTAGAGATTTACAAAAACCTGATTATGGTGATGCTGTTACAGTTCGTGATGGTGAGGTTCCTGTTTTTTGGGCTTGTGGAGTCACTACTCAAACTGCAATTTTTCAAGCAAAGCCTGAGCTAGCAATTACTCATTCTCCTGGACATATGTTTATCAGTGATTTAAAGGATGAGTATCTTACTTTATAA
- a CDS encoding tetratricopeptide repeat protein has translation MDAQAALAWLDTIIPAQTGERLSDLQKVILGQVWLGRKYLDIAHSYGCTEGHAKDAGSQLWKLLSLVLRQKITKSNCRATLERVLRKSNTISNLIDYSRTPHPAPKLEDSNFIGRTEAIAHLNSLVNQGSKVIVIQGEGGLGKTTLAQQYLQTQEFDLVLELLMAKETQNITPAERVVEEWLKQDFAEEPGVEFGVTLARLKRQLHNRRIGVLIDNLEPALDQQGGLIASHRNYVELLRVLADARVQSVTLITSRDRLCEPGLNVNHYRLPGLDQSAWQQFFSNRGLAIDSPTLETMHRTYGGNAKAMGILCGSIQEDFDGDMAVYWQENHADPLAATDLKNLAVSQINRLQNLDSQAYRLLCRLGCYRYQDIPSIPSPGLFCLLWDVPLDQHRQIITSLRNRSLIECDQGKYWLHPVIRKEAIARLRPSDEWEIANHKAAEFWTASVKQIETFKDALQALEAYYHYIEIQEFELAGKVILQSRNNQWQQFLPLGSTLYRMGLIQPILTAINQVVNNLDNHQNLSELYNILGDLYWITGKISQAIACQEKTINLATQALKSLVPQPENKHTVYCLRMLEVDSLLSIGLYQIDLWELEAAAQLFQQVIYLAQNTEHHRWAEKASVCLALVYSYLGLRDASSALANVAYQNITNQQLVEQTGRFAYFIQILGQTYINLGEFDQANQMFHQALTFAEESHYMQVKAKTLNGLAEIYRHQADLELALANHIEAIELLEKIGARCDLAEAYFQLGLTYKKMAKADESKMNFHQAIQLFTEIKAPKQVERISQHNSELFKT, from the coding sequence ATGGACGCCCAAGCAGCATTAGCATGGTTAGACACCATAATTCCTGCTCAGACCGGGGAACGGTTGAGCGATTTGCAAAAAGTTATTCTTGGGCAAGTTTGGTTGGGTAGGAAATACTTGGATATCGCTCATTCTTACGGTTGTACGGAAGGACACGCCAAGGATGCTGGTTCTCAGTTATGGAAGTTGCTCTCTTTGGTACTGCGCCAGAAGATTACTAAAAGTAATTGTCGCGCTACTTTGGAACGGGTTCTGAGAAAAAGTAATACGATATCCAATCTGATTGATTACTCCAGAACGCCACACCCCGCCCCAAAATTAGAGGATAGCAATTTTATTGGACGAACAGAAGCGATCGCTCACCTGAATTCTTTGGTAAATCAGGGGTCGAAAGTGATTGTCATTCAAGGTGAAGGCGGTTTAGGCAAAACTACTCTGGCGCAGCAATATCTCCAAACTCAGGAATTTGATTTGGTTTTGGAACTGCTGATGGCGAAGGAAACGCAAAACATCACTCCCGCTGAACGAGTTGTGGAGGAATGGCTCAAACAAGATTTTGCTGAAGAACCTGGGGTAGAATTTGGGGTAACTTTGGCACGACTCAAGCGCCAACTCCACAATCGGCGGATTGGGGTGTTAATTGACAATCTCGAACCTGCATTAGACCAACAAGGTGGGTTGATTGCCTCGCACCGCAACTATGTAGAACTATTGCGGGTTTTGGCTGATGCCAGGGTGCAATCTGTTACCCTAATTACTAGCCGCGATCGCCTTTGTGAACCTGGGCTAAACGTCAATCACTATCGGCTTCCTGGTTTAGATCAAAGTGCATGGCAACAGTTTTTTAGCAACCGTGGATTAGCGATCGATTCGCCAACTTTAGAAACCATGCATCGCACCTATGGCGGTAATGCTAAAGCAATGGGAATTCTCTGTGGTTCGATTCAAGAGGATTTTGACGGTGATATGGCTGTTTATTGGCAAGAAAATCATGCCGACCCCCTAGCAGCAACCGACTTAAAAAATTTAGCCGTTAGTCAAATTAATCGTTTACAAAATCTCGATTCCCAAGCCTATCGTTTGCTTTGCCGTTTGGGATGTTATCGTTATCAAGACATACCCAGTATTCCATCTCCAGGATTGTTTTGTTTACTTTGGGATGTCCCACTTGACCAACATCGCCAAATTATTACTTCCTTAAGAAATCGGTCTTTGATAGAGTGCGATCAAGGTAAATATTGGCTGCATCCGGTGATTCGGAAAGAAGCGATCGCTCGTTTGCGCCCCAGCGATGAATGGGAAATTGCCAACCACAAAGCCGCCGAATTTTGGACAGCTAGTGTTAAACAAATTGAAACTTTTAAAGATGCTTTACAAGCTTTGGAAGCATATTATCACTACATCGAAATTCAGGAATTTGAGTTAGCAGGTAAAGTTATTCTCCAAAGCCGAAATAATCAATGGCAACAGTTTTTACCTCTGGGAAGTACGCTGTATCGTATGGGTTTAATTCAACCTATACTGACGGCAATTAATCAAGTTGTTAACAATCTGGATAATCACCAAAATCTCAGCGAACTTTACAATATATTGGGCGATTTATACTGGATAACAGGTAAAATTAGTCAAGCGATCGCCTGTCAAGAAAAAACTATTAATCTAGCAACCCAAGCACTCAAATCACTTGTACCTCAACCAGAAAATAAACATACAGTTTACTGTCTGAGGATGCTTGAGGTAGATTCTTTATTAAGTATTGGTCTTTATCAAATAGATTTGTGGGAATTAGAGGCTGCTGCACAGTTATTTCAACAAGTAATTTACCTCGCTCAAAATACTGAGCATCATCGCTGGGCAGAAAAAGCTTCAGTGTGTTTAGCTTTGGTATATTCTTATTTAGGTTTGCGTGATGCTTCTTCTGCATTAGCAAATGTAGCTTATCAAAATATTACGAACCAACAACTGGTAGAACAAACAGGGAGGTTTGCCTATTTCATCCAAATTTTGGGTCAAACCTACATCAATTTAGGAGAATTTGACCAGGCAAATCAAATGTTCCACCAAGCTTTGACTTTTGCAGAAGAAAGTCACTATATGCAGGTAAAAGCTAAAACCCTGAATGGTTTAGCAGAAATTTATCGGCATCAAGCAGATTTGGAATTAGCTCTTGCTAATCATATAGAAGCAATCGAACTTTTGGAAAAAATCGGTGCTAGATGTGACTTAGCTGAAGCTTATTTTCAGTTGGGTTTAACTTATAAAAAAATGGCAAAGGCTGATGAGAGTAAGATGAATTTTCATCAAGCGATTCAGTTATTTACTGAAATCAAAGCTCCTAAGCAAGTTGAAAGAATTTCACAGCATAATTCAGAATTATTTAAGACTTAA
- a CDS encoding IS701 family transposase yields the protein MSNGFYSGNEHGVLKGIGVVSCVYVNPTLQRFWVIDYRIFNPDVDGKTKIDHVKDMLQSLVYHKLLPFDTVLMDTWYAVHSLMLYIDSLDKIYYCPLKDNRLVDDTFGQAKYKRIELLEWSQEELDCGKIIKIKGFPANKKVKLFRVTVSTNRTDYVATNDLSQSSTDVVQEVCKIRWKIEEFHREIKQLTGIEFCQCRKARLQRNHIACAMLVWVRLKNLAYTTGQTIYQIKHNLLSNYLIQQLKRPSILMCLV from the coding sequence ATGTCAAATGGGTTCTATAGTGGTAATGAGCATGGTGTCCTTAAAGGCATTGGCGTAGTTAGCTGCGTGTATGTCAACCCTACACTTCAAAGATTTTGGGTCATAGATTATCGAATTTTTAATCCTGATGTCGATGGCAAAACCAAGATAGACCATGTGAAAGACATGCTCCAAAGCCTTGTGTATCATAAGCTTTTACCATTTGATACTGTTTTGATGGATACATGGTATGCGGTACACAGTTTAATGCTATATATTGATAGCTTAGACAAAATTTATTATTGCCCTTTAAAAGACAATCGGTTAGTTGATGATACATTTGGTCAAGCAAAATATAAACGTATTGAATTATTAGAATGGAGTCAAGAAGAATTAGATTGTGGTAAGATAATCAAAATTAAAGGGTTCCCAGCTAATAAAAAAGTGAAACTATTCCGGGTTACTGTTTCTACCAACAGAACGGATTATGTCGCAACTAACGATTTATCTCAAAGTTCCACGGATGTTGTACAAGAGGTGTGTAAAATTCGTTGGAAAATCGAGGAGTTTCACAGAGAAATTAAACAATTAACTGGGATTGAATTTTGCCAATGTCGGAAAGCTAGGCTTCAAAGAAATCATATCGCTTGTGCAATGTTAGTTTGGGTTAGGTTAAAGAATTTAGCCTATACAACTGGTCAAACTATTTATCAAATCAAGCATAACTTGCTTTCTAATTATTTAATTCAGCAACTGAAACGCCCAAGTATTCTTATGTGCTTGGTTTGA